A single genomic interval of Tursiops truncatus isolate mTurTru1 chromosome 1, mTurTru1.mat.Y, whole genome shotgun sequence harbors:
- the LOC101325672 gene encoding lymphotactin-like, with protein MRLLILAFLGICCLAAYTVEGVGSEVLEKTICVSLTTQQLPIKKIKTYTIKEGPMKAVIFITRRGLKVCADPQVEWVKKAVRTIKSTRRNVSQTKPTGAQQSSSTAVTLSG; from the exons ATGAGACTTCTCATCCTGGCCTTCCTCGGGATCTGCTGTCTCGCCGCATACACTGTGGAAG GTGTGGGGAGTGAAGTTCTAGAAAAGACCATCTGTGTGAGTCTGACTACCCAGCAActaccaattaaaaaaatcaagacctACACCATCAAGGAGGGCCCCATGAAAGCAGTGAT ATTTATTACCAGACGTGGCCTTAAAGTCTGTGCTGATCCACAAGTTGAATGGGTGAAAAAAGCAGTCCGAACAATAAAGTCCACCAGGAGAAATGTGAGCCAGACCAAGCCTACAGGAGCCCAGCAATCCAGCAGTACAGCTGTGACCCTGAGTGGGTAG